A genomic segment from Triticum dicoccoides isolate Atlit2015 ecotype Zavitan chromosome 1A, WEW_v2.0, whole genome shotgun sequence encodes:
- the LOC119289368 gene encoding myb-related protein Hv33-like: MGRPSSGGVGQPKLRKGLWSPEEDEKLYNHIIRHGVGCWSSVPRLAGLNRCGKSCRLRWINYLRPDLKRGCFSQEEEDHIVALHQILGNRWSQIASHLPGRTDNEIKNFWNSCIKKKLRQQGLDPATHKPMAAADTATPALPDTEEEDRKPLAAAADGSLAPKQTAVFDPFPVCADYGARFAEDLGAANAAALYGQFYGGKEAADEDAGFGAADYSCVLDVPESLGYGESSSNSSNRNYGGEVGSMLDGEVRSVLDGEVLHWAKAEPAFAEMEYEFSLPCQEQSLLPNFEFNLEQYF, from the exons ATGGGACGTCCGTCGTCCGGCGGCGTGGGGCAGCCCAAGCTCCGCAAGGGGCTGTGGTCGCCCGAGGAGGACGAGAAGCTCTACAACCACATCATCCGGCACGGCGTCGGCTGCTGGAGCTCCGTCCCCAGGCTCGCCGGGCTGAACCGCTGCGGCAAGAGCTGCCGCCTCCGGTGGATCAACTACCTCCGCCCCGACCTCAAGCGCGGCTGCTTCTCGCAGGAGGAGGAGGACCACATCGTCGCGCTCCACCAGATCCTCGGCAACAG GTGGTCTCAGATCGCGTCGCACCTGCCGGGCCGGACGGACAACGAAATCAAGAACTTCTGGAATAGTTGCATCAAGAAGAAGCTCCGGCAGCAAGGCCTCGACCCCGCTACGCACAAACCCATGGCCGCCGCCGACACGGCCACGCCGGCATTGCCGGACACGGAAGAAGAAGACCGCAAGCCCCTTGCCGCGGCGGCCGACGGCAGCCTCGCTCCGAAGCAGACGGCGGTGTTCGACCCGTTCCCGGTGTGCGCCGACTACGGCGCCAGGTTCGCCGAGGACCTCGGCGCGGCGAACGCGGCGGCATTGTACGGCCAGTTCTACGGTGGAAAGGAGGCCGCGGACGAAGATGCCGGGTTCGGCGCCGCGGActacagctgcgtgctggacgtccCGGAGAGCCTGGGCTACGGGGAGAGCTCCAGCAACAGCAGCAACCGGAACTACGGCGGCGAGGTGGGCAGCATGCTCGACGGCGAGGTACGAAGCGTGCTCGATGGCGAGGTGCTACACTGGGCCAAGGCGGAGccggccttcgcggagatggagtaTGAGTTCTCGCTGCCCTGCCAAGAGCAGAGCCTCCTCCCAAATTTTGAGTTCAACTTGGAACAGTACTTCtga